The nucleotide window GCAAACACTTCGGGTAGGCCAGCATTCACAATGGCCTGGCAGGTTACAGCAACGTCATACTCAACTTCGTGAATCGTGATCTCCTGGGTGTTGTCATCATGTATCACATACGTCGCTTTGGTTCCCCCATGGCGGGGTTCTCCAACCGAACCTGCATTCACAATGCGTCGCACAGGCAGCTTCAGTTCGTGCTCAACAGGAGCTTCTTTGTTGCCCTGAACTTTCACTTGGATCGAACCCTCGCTCAGTTCCCGGACATAAGGCTGATGGGTATGACCGCAGAACAGAATCTCGGCCCCAGCTGAATCAACCCTCTCCAGGGCTGCGAATGCACTCATATCAGGCAAGAGATATTCATGTTGGCTGTTGGGACTGCCATGCACAAACAGATGAGAGTTTCGTCGCAAGGTCATCGGCAATGTGGCCAGAAAAGCTTTGTTGTCTTCTGTGAGCTGTTGCTCTGTCCAATGGTGCGCTCTGTGACCGCGCCGTTCCGCCAGTTGCGAGGGGTAGCTGCATTCGCAGGCATTGAGGCCGTCAATGATGTCCTCATCCCAACAGCCCTGGCAGGTTGGAATGTTGCGCTGGCGGATGAGATTCACCACTTCATTGGGCTGCGGGCCGTAACCGAC belongs to Synechococcus sp. WH 7805 and includes:
- a CDS encoding metallophosphoesterase, yielding MKQAVISCLHANLAAVEAVLADIDQQGINTITCLGDLVGYGPQPNEVVNLIRQRNIPTCQGCWDEDIIDGLNACECSYPSQLAERRGHRAHHWTEQQLTEDNKAFLATLPMTLRRNSHLFVHGSPNSQHEYLLPDMSAFAALERVDSAGAEILFCGHTHQPYVRELSEGSIQVKVQGNKEAPVEHELKLPVRRIVNAGSVGEPRHGGTKATYVIHDDNTQEITIHEVEYDVAVTCQAIVNAGLPEVFAWRLSHGFEYAERADDASHVCER